In Actinomycetota bacterium, a single genomic region encodes these proteins:
- a CDS encoding class I SAM-dependent methyltransferase, with protein sequence MQGYDASTYGERWAANYDQWTVTSGIAATTAAAVAGLTQLLDDIGHPSGPALELGIGTGRVALPLADRGVAIHGIDSSPAMVERLRAKPGGQDIPVTVGDFADVAVDATFPLVFAVFNTFFALHDQGSQVRCFAAVAEHLTPGGLFVLETFVPDPARFNDGQRVAVGDLDVDSAALEVSLHDPVRQQVRSHHLHLSAEGVRVLPAVIRYAWPSELDLMAQLAGLQLRHRWGSWSRAAITAASRVQIAVYDKPRSANANSRHPDPDSAW encoded by the coding sequence GTGCAGGGATACGACGCTTCGACGTACGGCGAACGCTGGGCCGCCAACTACGACCAGTGGACGGTCACGAGCGGCATCGCGGCGACCACTGCGGCGGCCGTCGCCGGCCTCACCCAACTCCTGGACGACATCGGACATCCCTCGGGTCCCGCGCTCGAGCTCGGCATCGGGACCGGTCGGGTCGCACTGCCGCTGGCTGACCGTGGCGTGGCCATCCACGGGATCGACTCCTCACCCGCGATGGTGGAGCGGTTGCGGGCCAAGCCCGGCGGCCAGGACATCCCCGTCACGGTCGGCGACTTCGCCGATGTGGCGGTGGACGCCACGTTCCCGCTGGTCTTCGCGGTGTTCAACACCTTCTTCGCGTTGCATGATCAGGGATCACAGGTCCGCTGTTTCGCTGCCGTCGCCGAGCACCTGACACCCGGGGGACTGTTCGTGCTCGAGACGTTCGTCCCCGACCCGGCACGTTTCAACGATGGGCAGCGAGTGGCGGTCGGTGATCTCGACGTCGACAGCGCGGCGCTGGAGGTGTCGCTGCACGACCCGGTCCGCCAGCAGGTGCGGTCCCACCACCTGCACCTCAGCGCCGAGGGGGTGCGGGTCTTGCCGGCGGTGATCCGGTACGCGTGGCCGAGCGAGCTCGACCTCATGGCGCAGCTGGCCGGGCTGCAGCTCCGTCACCGCTGGGGGAGCTGGAGCCGGGCGGCGATCACCGCCGCGAGTCGCGTCCAGATCGCCGTGTACGACAAGCCGCGATCGGCGAACGCCAACAGCCGCCACCCGGATCCCGACTCGGCGTGGTGA
- a CDS encoding adenylosuccinate synthase codes for MPATIIVGAQWGDEGKGKATDLLADRTDFVVRYQGGNNAGHTVVVDDTVLKLHLIPSGVLYPHVTPVIGDGVVVDPAVLIEELDELDARGLEAGQRLKVSGNAHLIMPYHRELDLLIERRLGKAKLGTTRRGIGPAYADKASRVGLRFQDLFDENIFRQKLDAALELKNQILAKVYNRLPMNADEIAEEYLAYADRLKPQLTDSVALLHAALEAGRHVILEGAQGTLLDLDHGTYPFVTSSNPVAGGALTGAGFGPRHIDRVIGIAKAYVTRVGTGPFPTELTDTTGERLVEVGGEYGTTTGRRRRAGWFDAVLARYAARVNGLTDLFLTKLDVLSEFDTLRVATSYRYQATEYRDFPPHQSIFHHAEPVYEDLPGWRADLTSCQTWDDLPGAARDYVDLVEEQAGVPVTWVSVGPARRQTLLRRDPSAVGERRG; via the coding sequence GTGCCCGCCACGATCATCGTCGGTGCTCAGTGGGGCGACGAGGGGAAAGGCAAGGCCACCGATCTCCTGGCCGACCGGACCGACTTCGTCGTGCGATACCAGGGGGGGAACAACGCCGGCCACACCGTGGTCGTCGACGACACCGTGCTGAAGCTCCACCTGATCCCGTCGGGGGTGCTCTACCCACACGTCACCCCGGTGATCGGTGACGGGGTCGTGGTCGACCCCGCCGTCCTGATCGAGGAGCTCGACGAGCTGGACGCGCGCGGTCTGGAGGCAGGCCAGCGGCTGAAGGTCTCTGGTAACGCCCACCTGATCATGCCCTACCACCGCGAGCTCGACCTGCTGATCGAGCGACGACTGGGGAAGGCCAAGCTGGGCACGACCCGCCGTGGCATCGGACCGGCGTACGCCGACAAGGCGTCGCGCGTGGGTTTGCGCTTCCAGGATCTGTTCGACGAGAACATCTTCCGCCAGAAGCTCGATGCCGCCCTCGAGCTGAAGAACCAGATCCTGGCCAAGGTCTACAACCGCCTGCCGATGAACGCCGACGAGATCGCTGAGGAGTACCTGGCCTACGCCGACCGCCTCAAACCCCAGCTCACCGATTCTGTGGCGTTGCTGCACGCGGCGTTGGAGGCCGGCAGGCACGTCATCCTGGAGGGGGCCCAGGGGACGCTCCTGGACCTCGACCACGGCACCTACCCGTTCGTCACCTCGTCGAACCCGGTCGCTGGGGGGGCCCTGACCGGTGCGGGCTTCGGACCGCGGCACATCGACCGGGTGATCGGCATCGCCAAGGCGTACGTTACTCGGGTGGGGACCGGCCCGTTCCCCACCGAGCTGACCGACACGACCGGTGAACGCCTGGTCGAGGTCGGCGGGGAGTACGGCACCACGACCGGGCGGCGTCGTCGCGCCGGGTGGTTCGATGCGGTGCTCGCCCGTTACGCAGCGCGCGTCAACGGGCTGACCGACCTGTTCCTCACCAAACTGGACGTCCTCAGCGAGTTCGACACGCTCCGGGTCGCGACCAGTTACCGCTACCAGGCGACCGAGTACCGCGACTTCCCCCCGCACCAGTCGATCTTCCACCACGCCGAGCCGGTCTACGAGGATCTACCGGGCTGGCGCGCCGACCTGACCAGCTGCCAGACCTGGGACGACCTGCCGGGCGCCGCCCGCGACTACGTCGATCTCGTCGAGGAGCAGGCCGGCGTCCCGGTCACGTGGGTGTCCGTGGGACCCGCCCGCCGCCAGACGCTGCTGCGGCGGGACCCGTCCGCGGTCGGGGAGAGGCGTGGCTGA
- a CDS encoding dodecin family protein, which produces MAVIKTIDLVGVSADSWRDAAHQALDEANRTLRHIEGFDVLETSAVVRDGQIAEYHTHVRIKFRIQR; this is translated from the coding sequence ATGGCGGTCATCAAGACGATCGATCTGGTCGGCGTCTCGGCGGATTCCTGGCGCGACGCCGCGCATCAGGCGCTCGACGAGGCCAACCGCACCCTCCGCCACATCGAAGGGTTCGACGTCCTGGAGACCTCCGCGGTCGTGCGCGACGGTCAGATCGCTGAGTACCACACCCACGTGCGGATCAAGTTCCGCATCCAGCGCTAG
- a CDS encoding phosphoribosylaminoimidazolesuccinocarboxamide synthase: MSLEGLAHLRSGKVRDLYAVGEDRLLLVASDRVSTFDCVHPTPIPDKGKVLTGLSQFWFDRTRDMVGNHLVSTSVDDFPPQTQAHADALRGRTMLVRRTEVIPFECVARGYLTGSGLKEYTASGRVCGIPLPQGLGEASELPEPIFTPATKVEDGHDQNVTFEYMAGELGTALAGELRELTLGLYRFGRDLALERGIILADTKYEFGLADGQLILIDEVMTPDSSRYWPAEGYTPGTPQPSFDKQYVRDYAASTGWDKTPPAPELPDEVVARTREKYVEAYERITGGTFDEWLRR; encoded by the coding sequence GTGAGCCTCGAGGGGCTCGCACACCTGCGCTCGGGGAAGGTCCGCGACCTGTACGCGGTCGGTGAGGACCGTCTCCTTCTCGTCGCCTCCGACCGGGTGTCCACGTTCGACTGCGTCCACCCCACACCGATCCCCGACAAGGGCAAGGTGCTGACCGGGCTGTCACAGTTCTGGTTCGACCGCACCCGCGACATGGTCGGCAACCACCTGGTCTCCACATCGGTCGACGACTTCCCGCCACAGACGCAGGCACACGCCGACGCGCTCAGGGGCCGCACCATGCTGGTGCGACGCACCGAGGTGATCCCGTTCGAGTGCGTCGCTCGGGGCTACCTCACCGGATCGGGGCTGAAGGAGTACACCGCCTCCGGCCGGGTGTGCGGCATCCCTCTGCCCCAGGGGCTCGGTGAGGCATCTGAGCTGCCCGAGCCGATCTTCACGCCGGCGACCAAGGTCGAAGACGGCCACGACCAGAACGTGACCTTCGAGTACATGGCCGGTGAGCTCGGCACTGCGCTCGCCGGCGAGCTGCGTGAGCTGACGTTGGGCCTGTACCGGTTCGGCCGGGATCTGGCGCTCGAGCGGGGCATCATCCTGGCAGACACCAAGTACGAGTTCGGACTGGCAGACGGCCAGTTGATCCTGATCGACGAGGTGATGACGCCCGACTCGTCGCGCTACTGGCCAGCGGAGGGCTACACCCCCGGCACACCACAGCCGTCGTTCGACAAGCAGTACGTCCGCGACTACGCCGCCTCGACCGGGTGGGACAAGACCCCGCCCGCGCCCGAGCTCCCCGATGAGGTCGTGGCACGCACGCGTGAGAAGTACGTCGAGGCCTACGAACGCATCACGGGCGGAACGTTCGACGAGTGGCTACGACGCTAG
- a CDS encoding alpha/beta hydrolase — protein MNRWRWVMRMAAVLAAAVVVTVFVQPVRVRLVAAVTVAEALDVPVARPFAVSVERRSAVVGGVSGDLYHPGTSAPGVVLVPGATPAGVDDARVVRLAWALARSDRAVFVPALALYGQELRPDDVDRIVLAAAALSGDDRGPVSLVGISFGGSLCLLAAADARLDGRLAQVATFGAYFDLIGVVQAATTGVSLVGGDRIAWDADPRAYDIVRDRLIQLLPPAQQRPARRALAGDVNPDQLTPSALAVYRILTNEDPARTRPLAAELPATIRHRIAEVSPSSVAERLDVSIVALHATDDPVVPFGELLRLGAAVPRAELITVDSFDHVDIDLASPGGWFAAVDDLWNSWRFATAILNSQEGWWP, from the coding sequence GTGAACCGGTGGCGGTGGGTGATGCGGATGGCGGCGGTGCTGGCCGCAGCCGTCGTCGTCACCGTGTTCGTGCAGCCGGTGCGGGTGCGCCTGGTCGCAGCGGTGACGGTGGCCGAGGCGTTGGACGTGCCGGTGGCCCGGCCGTTCGCCGTCTCGGTCGAGCGGCGGTCGGCCGTCGTCGGTGGTGTCTCGGGTGACCTCTACCACCCCGGGACATCGGCCCCAGGCGTGGTCCTGGTGCCCGGCGCGACACCGGCCGGGGTCGATGACGCCCGTGTCGTTCGACTGGCTTGGGCGTTGGCCCGTTCCGACCGGGCGGTGTTCGTCCCGGCCCTGGCCCTGTACGGGCAGGAGCTCCGCCCCGACGATGTCGACCGCATCGTGCTGGCGGCCGCTGCCCTCTCCGGGGATGACCGCGGCCCGGTCTCGCTCGTCGGGATCTCGTTCGGAGGTTCCCTGTGTCTCCTCGCCGCAGCCGACGCGCGCCTCGACGGCCGTCTGGCCCAGGTCGCCACCTTCGGCGCCTACTTCGACCTGATCGGGGTGGTCCAGGCTGCTACCACCGGGGTGTCGCTGGTCGGCGGCGACCGGATCGCCTGGGACGCCGATCCTCGTGCGTACGACATCGTCCGCGACCGCCTCATCCAGCTGTTGCCTCCGGCCCAGCAGCGGCCGGCGCGACGTGCCTTGGCCGGCGACGTCAACCCGGACCAGCTCACCCCGTCTGCGCTGGCCGTGTACCGGATCCTGACCAACGAGGACCCGGCGCGGACCCGGCCGCTCGCCGCGGAGCTTCCCGCGACCATCCGTCACCGCATCGCCGAGGTATCGCCGTCGTCGGTCGCGGAACGTCTCGACGTGTCGATCGTGGCTCTGCACGCCACCGACGATCCAGTGGTCCCCTTCGGGGAACTCCTGCGGCTCGGCGCCGCTGTCCCCCGAGCGGAGCTGATCACCGTCGACAGCTTCGATCACGTCGACATCGACCTGGCTTCGCCCGGTGGGTGGTTCGCCGCCGTCGACGACCTGTGGAACTCGTGGCGGTTCGCCACCGCCATACTCAACAGCCAGGAGGGCTGGTGGCCATGA
- the purD gene encoding phosphoribosylamine--glycine ligase has product MADRVLVIGSGAREHALAWRLAGSPSVAAVEAAPGNPGIEELGACHAVDPLQPLAVASLAEERAVDLVVVGPEAPLVAGVADELRRRDIPVFGPSAAAARIEGSKSFAKDVMQRASVPTARYGAFTDARAAVEALDRYDPPFVVKADGLAAGKGVVITETRSGAVNAIEDVLVRQVFGEAGNRVVIEEFLDGPEVSVFAVCDGDDVVLLPPSQDFKRANDGDEGPNTGGMGAYTPVPIFDLDDAKGLTETVFRPVLRELKSRGCPYRGLLYAGLVRTDEGPQVLEFNCRFGDPETQVVLPRIVSDFNEFLAAAADPRRGVASMDVELSNDAHVTVVLASGGYPGRYDVGFPIAGLGEVAAQHPDVVVFHAGTRRVDGQLVTAGGRVLSVTGRGADVAAARAAAYAAADRIAWDGLRRRDDIAAGVR; this is encoded by the coding sequence GTGGCTGACCGGGTGCTGGTGATCGGGTCGGGTGCTCGCGAGCACGCCCTGGCCTGGCGGCTGGCCGGCTCACCGTCGGTCGCCGCGGTCGAGGCCGCACCCGGCAACCCCGGGATCGAGGAGCTCGGTGCCTGCCACGCCGTCGACCCGCTCCAACCGCTCGCGGTCGCCAGCCTCGCCGAGGAGCGCGCCGTGGACCTGGTCGTGGTCGGCCCGGAAGCGCCGCTCGTCGCCGGCGTCGCGGACGAGTTGCGCCGGCGTGACATCCCCGTGTTCGGCCCGTCCGCCGCCGCGGCGCGGATCGAAGGTTCCAAGTCGTTCGCGAAGGACGTGATGCAGCGCGCCAGCGTCCCAACCGCCAGGTACGGGGCGTTCACCGACGCCCGCGCCGCCGTTGAAGCGCTCGACCGCTACGACCCGCCCTTCGTGGTGAAGGCCGACGGGTTGGCGGCCGGGAAGGGGGTGGTGATCACCGAGACGCGGAGCGGGGCTGTCAACGCCATCGAGGACGTGCTGGTCCGCCAGGTGTTCGGCGAGGCCGGCAACCGTGTGGTGATCGAGGAGTTCCTGGACGGGCCAGAGGTGTCGGTGTTCGCCGTGTGCGACGGGGACGACGTCGTGCTGCTCCCGCCCAGCCAGGACTTCAAGCGGGCCAACGACGGTGACGAGGGACCCAACACCGGGGGCATGGGCGCCTACACGCCTGTGCCGATCTTCGACCTCGACGACGCCAAGGGGCTGACCGAGACCGTGTTCCGCCCGGTGCTGCGCGAGCTGAAGAGCCGAGGCTGCCCGTACCGGGGTCTGCTGTACGCCGGGCTGGTGCGCACCGACGAGGGGCCCCAGGTGCTGGAGTTCAACTGCCGTTTCGGCGACCCCGAGACCCAGGTGGTGCTCCCCCGGATCGTCAGCGACTTCAACGAGTTCCTCGCCGCGGCGGCGGATCCGCGGCGCGGAGTGGCGAGCATGGACGTCGAGCTGTCCAACGACGCCCACGTCACGGTGGTGCTGGCAAGCGGCGGGTACCCCGGCCGGTACGACGTCGGTTTCCCGATCGCCGGGCTCGGTGAGGTCGCGGCGCAGCACCCGGATGTGGTCGTGTTCCACGCTGGGACCCGACGCGTTGACGGCCAGCTGGTCACCGCAGGAGGGCGGGTGCTGTCCGTTACCGGGCGGGGCGCCGACGTCGCCGCCGCGCGGGCTGCCGCCTACGCTGCCGCGGATCGCATCGCGTGGGATGGCTTGCGTCGCCGTGACGACATCGCGGCCGGCGTGCGGTAA
- the purE gene encoding 5-(carboxyamino)imidazole ribonucleotide mutase, with protein MGSQSDMDVMRRAGDALEEFDVAYTIQVTSAHRNPDEVSAWAKEAVDAGYRVLIAGAGRAAHLPGVVAAHTPLPVIGVPILSAHLGGADSLYSIVQMPPGVPVATVGLDAARNAGLLAVQILATGDETLRDRFVAYKRRLAEESRRPRQGVGFTAGGGR; from the coding sequence ATGGGGTCGCAGTCCGACATGGATGTCATGCGTCGGGCAGGCGACGCGCTAGAGGAGTTCGACGTGGCCTACACCATCCAGGTCACGTCCGCGCACCGCAACCCCGACGAGGTCAGCGCCTGGGCCAAGGAGGCCGTGGACGCCGGGTACCGGGTGCTGATCGCCGGGGCGGGGCGCGCTGCGCACCTGCCGGGGGTCGTCGCGGCCCACACGCCGCTGCCGGTGATCGGCGTCCCGATCCTGTCCGCGCACCTGGGCGGCGCCGACAGCCTGTACTCGATCGTGCAGATGCCTCCCGGCGTGCCCGTGGCCACGGTCGGCTTGGACGCCGCCCGCAACGCCGGGCTGCTGGCCGTCCAGATCCTCGCCACCGGCGACGAGACACTCCGCGACCGGTTCGTCGCGTACAAGCGGCGTCTGGCGGAGGAGTCGCGGCGCCCCAGGCAGGGTGTCGGGTTCACGGCGGGGGGTGGGCGGTGA